The Cydia pomonella isolate Wapato2018A chromosome 17, ilCydPomo1, whole genome shotgun sequence genome includes a window with the following:
- the LOC133527036 gene encoding conserved oligomeric Golgi complex subunit 5: MDAKDVCVEIENDEFYSKFLVDTVKPLVGENISVSDQVARLTQGIEKLGKSLEKQVLAKHNDLLTQASHISDLETTLASVQSQVQGLLRSAEKLKDRVHTPHRALEEQTLMLERVQTTCNLLRHTAKILFLWNKLASIKDNPPKEAIILFELNELIGDYDFDGIVILEEVLKEVEHRKKELLNNSTALLQSSLLNGEKDKLLQCFKVFHNLQCTNEQIRNTVDSILSDLKKEIRAGLNVQMVSIEVKKSSSGRVAPGKANIMNAQDFKIKLWDNIEKLFKVDIYNSCTKVIMLQNVVNELHAIGNFRNIAKAFWSDLCMVFSSELEKSPLNVNQSIEIDFPRLLKCFNDLLSKLKCKDLEINRSSLVKWENSFLSKSLGKLLEPVRSMWHLNPVPNMDQLDGAVRTIAEALSISLGDKQLSISLANSVAKCIKQMIVEAEQRINLDSDVAQIVEPPTSAQQKNAELCNALYYFSSQIKRVLVNMNSMLPQESAQIVQNSLKDITSMPVLQLFTESIKNSLFIILMTMHDEPDLTRSDDPTGKSLSCSPYMKELHQFVSRCKEIYLSMFHEKAALNACCVTIARMTVERFIQHVCNVKSLSKFGRLKLQIDCKHLETALSPLVDMSELDNYRQLKALSLLLEKTPQDIAKSQTEGASLPYSLVMMYLFSFAGPQLLAPHACAGWNIQKLMQWLDSHRKEKERLDFVAGALQRYQNHVRQNQIATYDEVYPILLQLLEDGREAAKKQEK; encoded by the coding sequence ATGGATGCTAAAGACGTTTGTGTGGAAATAGAAAACGATGAGTTCTACAGTAAGTTCCTCGTCGACACTGTAAAGCCGCTGGTTGGCGAAAACATATCGGTCTCCGATCAAGTCGCAAGACTAACACAGGGCATAGAAAAACTCGGAAAGAGCCTAGAAAAGCAAGTCCTAGCTAAACACAATGATCTTCTAACACAGGCGAGTCATATCTCTGATTTAGAGACGACTTTGGCATCGGTGCAATCGCAAGTCCAAGGATTGTTACGCAGCGCCGAAAAACTGAAAGATAGGGTCCACACGCCGCACCGAGCGCTTGAAGAGCAAACGCTCATGCTTGAGCGAGTCCAAACAACATGTAATTTACTCAGACACACAGCAAAAATCCTGTTTTTATGGAACAAACTGGCCAGTATTAAGGATAACCCACCTAAAGAGGCTATAATCTTATTTGAGCTGAACGAGCTAATCGGCGACTATGATTTTGACGGCATTGTAATCCTTGAGGAAGTACTAAAAGAAGTGGAGCACAGAAAAAAGGAGTTGCTAAACAATTCTACTGCTCTTTTACAGTCAAGTTTATTAAATGGAGAGAAGGACAAATTGTTGCAATGCTTTAAAGTATTTCATAATTtacaatgtacaaatgaacaGATCAGAAATACTGTTGATAGTATTCTCAGCGACCTTAAGAAGGAGATTAGAGCCGGTCTAAATGTACAAATGGTTTCTATTGAAGTTAAAAAGTCAAGTTCAGGCAGGGTTGCCCCGGGGAAAGCAAATATAATGAATGCACAagactttaaaattaaactttggGATAATATTGAAAAGCTCTTCAAAGTTGACATCTATAACAGCTGCACAAAAGTAATTATGCTTCAGAATGTTGTGAATGAACTACATGCGATTGGTAACTTCCGGAACATTGCCAAGGCCTTTTGGTCTGATTTGTGTATGGTGTTCAGCAGCGAACTGGAAAAGAGTCCGCTCAATGTCAACCAGTCTATAGAGATTGACTTCCCAAGACTATTGAAGTGCTTTAATGATTTGCTATCTAAACTTAAATGCAAAGACTTGGAGATCAACAGGTCCTCATTGGTAAAATGGGAGAACTCATTCTTGTCAAAGTCTCTTGGGAAGCTTTTGGAGCCGGTAAGAAGCATGTGGCACCTGAACCCTGTGCCAAACATGGATCAGCTTGACGGTGCAGTTAGAACAATTGCCGAAGCACTAAGTATTTCTCTTGGAGATAAACAGCTAAGCATAAGCTTAGCTAACAGTGTAGCAAAATGCATCAAGCAAATGATCGTAGAGGCAGAACAACGAATAAATCTTGACAGTGATGTAGCACAGATTGTTGAACCACCAACTAGCGCTCAGCAGAAAAATGCAGAACTCTGCAATGCTTTATATTACTTCTCATCACAAATAAAACGGGTATTAGTCAACATGAACTCAATGCTGCCTCAAGAGAGTGCCCAGATCGTTCAAAACAGTCTTAAAGATATCACAAGCATGCCagttttacaattatttacagAATCAATTAAGAACTCTCTTTTCATAATCTTAATGACAATGCACGATGAACCAGACCTGACGCGTTCCGATGACCCTACTGGCAAATCTCTTTCATGCTCACCATACATGAAGGAGCTGCATCAATTTGTATCTAGATGCAAAGAGATTTATCTGTCAATGTTCCATGAGAAAGCAGCTCTGAACGCCTGTTGTGTTACCATTGCAAGGATGACAGTGGAAAGATTCATCCAGCATGTCTGCAATGTAAAGTCTTTAAGCAAATTCGGAAGATTGAAGCTGCAAATAGACTGCAAGCATTTAGAGACCGCATTATCACCTTTAGTGGATATGTCAGAGTTAGATAACTACAGACAGCTGAAAGCGCTAAGCCTGCTGCTTGAGAAAACTCCTCAAGATATAGCGAAGAGTCAAACAGAAGGGGCATCACTACCATATTCCTTAGTTATGATGTATCTCTTTTCTTTTGCTGGTCCACAGTTACTAGCTCCGCATGCCTGTGCAGGCTGGAACATTCAGAAACTCATGCAATGGCTGGATTCGCACCGCAAAGAGAAGGAGAGGTTAGACTTTGTTGCTGGTGCACTGCAGCGGTACCAGAACCATGTGCGGCAGAACCAGATCGCGACTTACGATGAGGTATACCCTATCCTACTTCAGTTGCTGGAAGATGGAAGGGAAGCTGCTAAAAAACAAGAGAAATGA
- the LOC133527038 gene encoding syntaxin-18 yields the protein MDITPLFKACIKTLKARNKAFGIQSPVSEDKQRLLRPKSKHGFMQTAKDICSQITRLRDFLFEHRERYLSFFNNMTGDEMTEAERDQIDTGAQRIINTCSHLLKEFRNDNRKLAVSGQTREYMDAVIDLIDAYLKAVCKIHSELKALRVKRAIDMRKLSRLEQPHVKPSNPNLFKTEKLIKEDAEIEPEETENLKRPVDLTDSEVAVMQDEGQLDPEELQLLEEENVQLLNELNSMTEEVRQIESKVLHIAELQEIFTEKVLQQEQDIDRISNTVVGATENVKDANAQIRAAIQRNAGLRVYILFFLLVLSFTLLFLDWYND from the exons ATGGATATAACTCCACTTTTCAAAGCCTGCATCAAAACTTTAAAAGCTCGTAACAAAGCTTTTGGAATCCAAAGCCCCGTTAGTGAAGACAAACAGCGTTTACTGCGGCCTAAATCGAAACATGGTTTCATGCAAACGGCGAAAGATATTTGCTCACAAATCACTAGATTACGAGACTTTTTATTTGAACACAGGGAAaggtatttaagtttttttaataatatgactgGGGATGAAATGACGGAGGCGGAGAGAGATCAAATAGACACGGGAGCTCAGAGAATTATTAACACCTGTTCTCACTTGCTAAAAGAGTTTAGGAATGATAACCGGAAGCTAGCGGTATCGGGACAGACCAGGGAGTATATGGACGCCGTCATCGACCTCATAGATGCGTACTTGAAAGCTGTATGTAAGATCCACAGTGAGCTTAAAGCTCTGAGGGTAAAAAGGGCAATTGATATGAGAAAGCTTTCAAGGCTCGAACAGCCCCATGTGAAGCCAAGTAATCCTAACTTATTTAAAACAGAAAAGCTTATTAAAGAGGATGCAGAGATAGAGCCTGAAGAGACAGAGAATTTGAAAAGGCCAGTGGATTTGACTGACAGTGAg GTGGCTGTAATGCAAGATGAAGGCCAGCTAGACCCAGAAGAGCTGCAGCTGCTGGAGGAGGAGAATGTCCAGCTCCTTAATGAGCTGAACAGCATGACGGAGGAGGTGCGGCAGATTGAAAGCAAGGTGCTACACATTGCTGAGCTGCAGGAAATATTCACTGAAAAg GTATTACAACAAGAACAAGACATAGACCGCATCTCGAACACTGTTGTCGGCGCCACAGAGAACGTAAAAGACGCGAACGCCCAAATAAGGGCCGCCATCCAACGCAACGCAGGGCTGCGAGTCTACATACTGTTCTTCTTACTTGTACTGTCGTTTACTTTGCTGTTCCTCGACTGGTATAATGATTAA
- the LOC133527037 gene encoding m7GpppN-mRNA hydrolase translates to MATAGSSIRVKHSIPIDILDDLCSRFIINLPESERGDLVRICFQMELAHWFYLDYYCTDEVHNLHPCGIRDFAQHIFQHVPTLREHLTSLDSVLENWREYKQTVPTYGAILLDQELSHVLLVQSYWTKASWGFPKGKVNEGEEPWKCAAREVLEETGFDISKHINKNDYIEAIIHDQIVRLYIIGYIPRDTKFQPRTRNEIKACEWFPLADLPSNKKDMTPKVKMGVSPNAFFMVLPFVKRMRRWVAERNPRARRTRHKSLGDLDLNKNKGKISQGLQNEITDYQQQNPPNPTPKYNSNPKHQSHPSTSKNSNGSARKERRNPKRQLFTPQNTHSTNFSPVQKEQTPTQEPEELFVAPSWANFKFDIQAILNCLN, encoded by the exons ATGGCTACAGCTGGTAGCTCTATCCGTGTTAAACATTCAATTCCCATCGATATTCTCGATGACTTATGCAG TCGCTTCATCATCAACCTGCCGGAATCTGAGCGCGGGGACCTGGTGCGCATCTGCTTCCAAATGGAGCTAGCGCACTGGTTCTACCTCGACTATTACTGCACTGATGAGGTGCACAACCTGCACCCGTGTGGCATACGGGACTTTGCACAGCATATATTTCAG CATGTCCCAACACTCCGAGAACACCTCACAAGCCTCGACTCGGTGCTAGAGAACTGGCGCGAGTACAAACAAACAGTACCTACATACGGTGCCATACTGCTCGATCAGGAGCTGAGCCACGTGCTGCTGGTGCAGTCCTACTGGACCAAGGCCTCGTGGGGCTTCCCTAAAGGCAAGGTCAACGAGGGTGAGGAGCCGTGGAAGTGCGCCGCTAGAGAG GTCCTCGAAGAAACTGGCTTCGACATCAGTAAACACATAAACAAGAATGACTACATCGAAGCCATCATCCACGATCAGATCGTCCGTCTGTACATCATTGGTTACATCCCGCGGGACACCAAGTTCCAGCCTCGCACGAGAAATGAGATTAAAGCTTGCGAGTGGTTCCCTCTTGCAGATCTACCGTCCAATAAGAAGGATATGACGCCAAAG GTGAAAATGGGCGTAAGCCCGAACGCGTTCTTCATGGTGCTACCATTCGTGAAGCGCATGCGGCGTTGGGTCGCCGAGCGGAACCCCAGGGCGCGCCGCACGCGGCACAAGTCGCTGGGGGACCTCGACCTCAACAAGAACAAGGGGAAGATATCGCAG GGTCTACAAAACGAGATAACAGACTACCAACAACAAAACCCGCCCAACCCCACTCCAAAATACAACAGCAACCCCAAACATCAATCCCACCCGAGCACCTCCAAAAACAGCAACGGCAGCGCTAGGAAAGAGCGAAGGAACCCCAAAAGGCAGCTCTTCACACCCCAGAACACCCATAGCACTAATTTCTCACCCGTTCAGAAAGAGCAGACGCCAACTCAAGAGCCGGAGGAATTATTTGTGGCGCCCTCGTGGGCTAATTTTAAGTTTGATATACAAGCGATATTGAATTGTCTTAACTAA